A portion of the Mus pahari chromosome 17, PAHARI_EIJ_v1.1, whole genome shotgun sequence genome contains these proteins:
- the Espl1 gene encoding separin, producing the protein MRIFKGVNFATLLCSKEETQQLLPDLKEFLSTSRTDFPSSRTDAERRQVCDTILRACTQQLTAKLDCPGHLRSVLDLALLACDGYLLSTPQRPPLYLERILFILLRNGSTQGSPDTVLRLAQPLHACLVQNSREAAPQDYEAVTRGSFSLFWKGAEALSERRAAFSTRLNALSFLVLLEDDSVPCEVPHFASPTACRVVAAYHLYDATGQGLDEADADFLYDVLSRHLIRVLVGEGGSSPHPLSPQRALCLLEITLEHCRRLCWNHHHHKAARAVEKARNHLEESSVAPSLQLCQLGVELLEALEERPGAVAQLLREAAAVLNNSIKAPSPPLRALYDSCQFFLSGLERGIKRHCGLDAILSLFAFLGGYRSLVQHLREVAEASSKQQQCLLQIHFQGLHLFTGIVYDFAQGCQVTELAQLVDGCRSAAVWMLEALEGLSGGELADYLGMTASYTSNLAYSFFSQKLYEEACAISEPVCQHLGSATSSACPEVPPEKLHRCFRLHVESLKKLGKQAQGCKMVTLWLAALKPYSLEHMIEPVTFWVRVKMDAARAGDKELQLQTLRDSLSCWDPETQSLLLREELRAYKAVRADTGQERFNVICDLLELSPEETAAGAWARATYLVELAQVLCYHSFTQQANCSALDAVQEALKLLESVSPEAQEQDRLLDDKAQALLWLYICTLEAKMQEGIDRDRRAQAPSNLEEFEVNDLNYEDNLQEDRFLYSNIAFNLAADAAQSKCLDQALTLWKEVLTKERAPAVRCLQQTAASLQILVAIYQLVAKPLQALETLLLLQIVSKRLKDHAKAVSSACQLTQLLLNLGCPSYAQLYLEEAESSLRNLDQTTDAGQLLSPTCALLRSQLCWASQKVTEGISLLLSVLRDPALQKSSKAWYLLRVQALQVLAFYLSLSSNLLSSALREQLWDQGWQTPETALIDAHKLLRSIIILLMGGDVLSIQKTATESPFLDYGENLVQKWQVLTEVLTCSERLVGRLGRLGNVSEAKAFCLEALKLTTKLQIPRQCALFLVLKSELELARGDIDLCQSDLQQVLFLLESSTEFGVVTQHPESVKKVHTQKGKHKAQVPCSPPLPEEEPFLKGPALELVATVLKEPGPIQSSANSSPVLKTKPPPNPGFLSHLPSCDCLLCASPALSAVCLRWVLATAGLRLATGRKAQGLDLLHTVLKGCPAATKRFTKSLQASLNHRTTPSCVPSLFDEIMAQVYTHLALEFLNQTSEKSLGKVLASGLKFVATRIQSLEIWRAHLLLVQALAKLAHSSCCTTELFASSWGWQPPLIKSLPVLEPAKIRRQKSSGQGRRRIASAPPPLHHSSQKGQEEEGPPCTPKPPGWARQAGPRVPFTIFEEVHPTKSKLQVPLAPRVPRRAQTRLKVIFSDDSDLEDFVSAETQLVEEPKRRGTASRTRRQTRKGPSLKIDAVVAIDSTPGHTSVSGRTRRARKVASRHCEEESPKAPLCFRASLGPEIMRSIPEEEPVDNHLEKSFEILRGSDGEDSASGEKAAAADPGLPTGECEVLRRDSSKAERPVLYPDTEANSDPAPWLPPFSVSAPIDLSTLDSISDSLSIAFRGVSHCPPSGLYAHLCRFLALCLGHRDPYATAFLVAESVSITCRHQLLTHLHRQLSKAQKQQESPELAEHLQRLDLKERLGGAPLARIQRLFSFRVLGSGCFPQAEKESFQERLALIPSGVTVCVLALATLQPGTLSNTLLLTRLEKDNPPITVKIPTAQNKLPLSAVLKEFDAIQKDQKENSSCTEKRVWWTGRLALDQRMEALITALEEQVLGCWRGLLLPCCADPHLAQEASQLQELLRECGWEYPDSTLLKVILSGARILTSQDVQALACGLCPAQPDQAQVLLSKAVGRVQSQEAPGSQHLVLVLDKDLQKLPWESMSVLRARPVTRLPSFRFLLSYTITKEAGASSVLSQGVDPQNTFYVLNPHSNLSSTEERFRASFSSETGWQGVIGEVPSLDQVQAALTERDLYIYAGHGAGARFLDGQAVLRLSCRAVALVFGCSSAALAVHGNLEGAGIVLKYIMAGCPLFLGNLWDVTDRDIDRYTEALLQGWLGAGPGAPLLYYASQARQAPRLKYLIGAAPVAYGLPVSLQTP; encoded by the exons ATGAGGATCTTCAAAGGAGTCAACTTCGCCACTCTGCTTTGCAGCAAGGAGGAGACCCAGCAGCTGCTGCCTGACTTGAAG GAGTTCCTGTCCACATCCAGAACTGATTTCCCCAGCAGCCGAACCGATGCTGAGAGAAGACAAGTCTGTGATACCATCCTGAGGGCTTGCACCCAGCAGTTGACTGCCAAACTTGATTGCCCTGGTCACCTGAGGAGTGTTCTGGACCTGGCATTGCTGGCCTGTGATGGGTATTTGTTGTCCACCCCCCAGCGCCCTCCCCTCTACCTGGAACGCATTCTCTTCATCTTACTTCGCAATGGTTCGACTCAGGGAAGCCCAGACACTGTGCTGCGCCTTGCCCAACCTCTCCACGCCTGCTTGGTTCAGAACTCTCGAGAGGCTGCCCCTCAGGACTACGAGGCTGTGACCCGGGGcagtttttctctgttttggaAGGGAGCGGAGGCGCTGTCAGAGCGGCGAGCTGCGTTCTCAACTCGGCTGAATGCCTTGAGCTTCTTGGTGCTCTTGGAGGATGACAGCGTCCCCTGTGAGGTTCCTCACTTTGCATCTCCAACAGCCTGTCGAGTAGTCGCCGCCTATCATCTGTACGATGCTACAGGACAAGGTCTAGATGAAGCCGATGCTGACTTCCTATATGACGTGCTTTCTAGGCACCTGATCAGAGTCTTAGTAGGTGAGGGTGGTagctctccccatcctctctcgcCTCAGAGGGCCCTCTGCCTCTTGGAAATCACCCTGGAACACTGCCGTCGGCTCTGCtggaaccaccaccaccacaaggcTGCCAGAGCAGTGGAGAAGGCTCGTAATCACCTAGAGGAGAGCAGTGTAGCTCCCAGCCTCCAGTTATGCCAGTTGGGGGTGGAGCTGCTGGAAGCTCTAGAAGAAAGACCAGGGGCAGTGGCCCAGCTCCTGAGAGAGGCAGCAGCCGTTCTTAACAACAGCATCAAGGCGCCGTCGCCCCCGCTCCGGGCATTGTATGACAGCTGTCAGTTCTTCCTTTCAGGCCTGGAGAGAGGCATCAAGAGGCACTGTGGACTTGATGCCATATTGAGTCTCTTTGCTTTCCTTGGGGGATACCGCTCCCTTGTCCAGCACCTGAGAGAA gTCGCTGAGGCCTCTTCCAAGCAGCAGCAGTGCTTGCTCCAGATACACTTCCAGGGTCTCCACCTCTTCACCGGGATTGTGTATGACTTTGCCCAAGGCTGTCAG GTAACTGAGCTTGCCCAGCTAGTGGACGGTTGCAGATCTGCTGCTGTCTGGATGTTGGAGGCCTTAGAGGGCCTGTCGGGCGGAGAGCTGGCGGACTACCTGGGCATGACTG CCTCTTACACCAGCAATTTGGCCTACAGCTTCTTTAGTCAGAAGCTCTATGAGGAGGCCTGTGCCATCTCAGAGCCAGTTTGTCAGCACTTGGGCTCGGCAACGTCAAGTGCTTGTCCTGAAGTGCCTCCTGAGAAG CTACATAGGTGCTTCCGGCTACATGTGGAGAGTTTGAAGAAACTGGGTAAACAGGCCCAGGGCTGCAAGATGGTGACCTTATGGCTGGCAGCTCTGAAACCCTACAGTCTGGAACACATGATCGAGCCAGTCACTTTCTGGGTTCGGGTCAAAATGGATGCAGCCAGGGCAGGAGACAAGGAGCTACAACTGCA GACGTTGCGAGACAGCCTAAGCTGCTGGGACCCAGAGACACAGTCTCTGCTACTCAGGGAGGAGCTGCGGGCCTACAAGGCAGTACGGGCTGACACTGGGCAGGAACGTTTCAACGTCATCTGTGATCTGCTCGAGCTGAGCCCTGAAGAGACAGCAGCTGGAGCCTGGGCACGAGCTACCTACCTGGTGGAACTGGCCCAAGTGCTGTGCTACCACAGCTTTACCCAGCAGGCTAACTG CTCTGCCTTGGATGCTGTCCAGGAAGCCCTGAAGCTTCTGGAGTCTGTGAGTCCTGAGGCACAGGAGCAGGATCGACTTCTGGATGATAAAGCACAGGCCTTGTTATGGCTCTACATCTGTACCTTAGAGGCCAAGATGCAGGAA GGTATTGATCGAGATCGGCGAGCCCAGGCCCCTAGTAACTTGGAGGAATTTGAAGTCAATGACCTGAACTATGAAGATAACCTGCAGGAAGATCGTTTTCTGTACAGTAACATTGCCTTCAATCTGGCTGCTGATGCAG CTCAGTCCAAATGCCTGGACCAGGCCCTGACTCTGTGGAAAGAAGTGCTTACCAAGGAGCGAGCCCCAGCTGTGCGGTGTCTCCAGCAGACTGCAGCCTCCCTGCAAATCCTAGTGGCCATCTATCAGTTGGTGGCAAAG CCCTTGCAGGCTCTGGAGACCCTCCTGCTCCTTCAGATTGTATCTAAGAGACTAAAGGACCATGCAAAGGCAGTCAGCTCTGCCTGCCAGCTTACCCAGCTACTCCTGAACCTTGGCTGTCCCAGCTACGCACAG TTGTATCTGGAAGAGGCAGAGTCAAGCCTGAGGAACCTGGACCAGACCACTGACGCAGGCCAGCTGCTTTCCCCGACCTGTGCTCTGCTTCGAAGTCAGCTCTGCTGGGCTAGCCAGAAG gtgactgagggcatttctctgttgctttctgtCCTTCGGGATCCTGCCCTCCAGAAGTCATCCAAGGCTTGGTACTTGCTACGTGTCCAGGCCCTGCAAGTTCTGgctttctacctcagcctctcGTCCAACCTCCTCTCAAGTGCCCTGCGAGAGCAGCTCTGGGATCAAG GCTGGCAGACCCCCGAGACGGCGCTGATCGACGCACACAAGCTCCTCAGAAGCATCATCATCCTGCTCATGGGAGGTGATGTGCTCTCCATTCAGAAAACCGCTACGGAGTCGCCCTTTCTGGACTACG GTGAGAACCTGGTGCAAAAATGGCAGGTTCTCACTGAGGTGCTGACCTGCTCAGAGAGGCTGGTCGGCCGCCTGGGCCGCCTGGGGAACGTGAGTGAGGCCAAGGCCTTTTGCTTGGAGGCCCTGAAACTTACGACCAAGCTGCAGATACCTCGACA GTGTGCCCTGTTTCTTGTACTGAAGAGTGAGTTGGAGCTGGCCCGGGGTGACATTGACCTCTGTCAGTCAGACTTGCAGCAGGTTCTCTTCTTGCTCGAGTCTTCTACAG AGTTTGGTGTGGTGACCCAGCACCCAGAATCAGTGAAGAAGGTGCACACGCAGAAAGGGAAGCACAAGGCTCAAGTCCCCTGTTCCCCACCCCTACCGGAGGAGGAACCCTTCCTGAAAGGCCCTGCCCTTGAGCTGGTGGCCACTGTGCTCAAAGAACCTGGTCCCATCCAGTCCTCTGCAAACTCCTCCCCAGTCCTGAAGACCAAGCCGCCACCCAACCCTGGCTTCCTGTCTCACTTGCCCAGCTGTGACTGTTTGCTGTGTGCCAGCCCTGCCCTCTCGGCAGTCTGTCTGCGCTGGGTGCTGGCCACTGCAGGACTGAGGCTGGCCACCGGTCGTAAAGCTCAGGGTCTGGATCTGCTGCACACTGTGCTGAAGGGTTGCCCTGCAGCCACCAAGCGCTTCACAAAGAGTCTCCAAGCTTCTCTGAATCACAGAACAACCCCCTCTTGTGTTCCAAGCCTCTTTGATGAGATCATGGCTCAAGTGTACACACACTTGGCATTGGAGTTCCTGAATCAGACATCCGAAAAGAGTCTGGGGAAGGTCCTGGCGTCGGGGCTGAAGTTTGTGGCAACACGGATACAGAGCTTGGAGATCTGGAGAGCCCACCTGCTCTTGGTCCAGGCCCTTGCAAAGCTGGCCCACTCCAGCTGCTGTACTACCGAGCTCTTTGCAAGCTCCTGGGGCTGGCAGCCACCTTTAATAAAAAGTCTGCCAGTCTTAGAGCCTGCTAAGATTAGGAGACAAAAATCCTCTGGACAGGGGCGCCGGCGGATagcctctgctcccccacccctccatcacAGCTCTCAGAAAGGTCAGGAAGAAGAAGGGCCACCTTGTACCCCTAAGCCTCCAGGCTGGGCTAGGCAAGCTGGCCCCCGTGTCCCTTTCACCATATTTGAAGAAGTTCACCCCACCaagagcaagctccaggttccCCTGGCTCCCAGGGTCCCCAGGCGGGCCCAGACTCGCCTCAAG GTGATCTTCAGTGATGACAGTGACCTGGAAGACTTTGTCTCAGCTGAAACACAACTTGTAGAGGAACCTAAGAGGCGAGGGACTGCTTCCCGTACCCGGAGACAAACTAGGAAGGGCCCTAGCTTAAAGATAGATGCAGTGGTTGCTATAGATAGTACCCCTGGGCATACCAGTGTCAGTGGGAGGACTCGGAGGGCCAGGAAGGTGGCTTCAAGACATTGTGAAGAAGAGAGTCCCAAAGCACCCCTCTGTTTCCGGGCCAGCCTGGGGCCCGAGATCATGAGAAGCATCCCTGAAGAGGAGCCAGTGGACAACCACCTGGAGAAAAGCTTCGAGATTCTCAGGGGTTCTGATGGGGAAGACTCGGCCTCAG GTGAGAAGGCAGCAGCTGCAGACCCTGGTCTTCCCACAGGAGAATGTGAGGTGTTGAGACGGGACTCCAGCAAGGCAGAGAGACCCGTCTTATACCCAGACACGGAGGCCAATAGTGACCCTGCTCCTTGGCTCCCGCCCTTCTCAGTTTCTGCACCCATTG ATCTCTCTACCCTGGACTCCATCTCTGACTCATTGAGCATTGCTTTCCGTGGTGTCAGTCACTGCCCTCCAAGTGGGCTCTACGCTCACCTCTGccgcttcttggccctgtgtCTGGGCCACCGGGATCCCTATGCCACTGCGTTCCTTGTTGCTGAGTCTGTCTCCATCACCTGCCGTCACCAGCTGCTCACCCACTTGCACCGACAGCTCAG CAAGGCCCAGAAGCAGCAAGAGTCACCTGAACTGGCAGAGCATCTGCAGAGGCTGGACCTGAAGGAGAGGCTCGGAGGTGCCCCGCTGGCCCGTATCCAGCGCCTCTTTTCCTTTAGAGTTTTGGGATCTGGCTGCTTCCcccaggcagagaaggagagTTTCCAGGAGCGCCTGGCTCTGATCCCCAGTG GGGTGACTGTCTGTGTGTTGGCTCTGGCCACCCTCCAGCCTGGAACCTTGAGCAACACTCTCTTACTAACCCGCCTGGAAAAGGACAACCCCCCAATTACTGTGAAGATCCCCACCGCCCAAAATAAG CTCCCACTAAGCGCAGTGCTGAAAGAGTTTGATGCCATCCAGAAGGaccagaaagaaaacagcagCTGCACTGAGAAACGAGTATGGTGGACGGGCAGGCTGGCACTAGACCAAAGGATGGAG GCACTCATCACCGCCCTGGAGGAGCAGGTGCTGGGCTGCTGGAGGGGGCTGCTGCTGCCATGCTGTGCCGACCCCCACCTTGCCCAGGAGGCCTCCCAACTACAAGAGTTGCTGCGGGAATGTGGCTGGGAATATCCTGACTCCACTCTCCTGAAA GTCATCCTTAGTGGGGCCAGAATCCTCACCAGCCAGGATGTTCAGGCCTTGGCATGTGGGCTTTGCCCAGCCCAGCCCGATCAAGCCCAAGTGCTCCTGAGCAAGGCAGTAGGACGGGTTCAGAGCCAGGAGGCCCCTGGAAGTCAACATCTTGTATTGGTGTTAGACAAG GACCTGCAAAAGCTGCCGTGGGAAAGCATGTCTGTTCTCCGAGCACGGCCGGTCACCCGGCTGCCCTCCTTCCGCTTCCTGCTCAGCTACACAATCACTAAAGAG GCTGGAGCCTCATCAGTGCTGAGCCAAGGTGTAGATCCACAGAATACCTTCTATGTGCTAAACCCTCACAGTAACCTGTCTAGCACAGAGGAGAGATTTCGAGCCAGTTTTAGCAG TGAAACTGGCTGGCAAGGAGTGATTGGGGAAGTGCCAAGCCTCGATCAGGTGCAGGCTGCCCTGACAGAGCGtgatttatatat CTATGCAGGGCACGGAGCCGGTGCCCGCTTCCTTGACGGGCAGGCTGTTCTGCGGCTGAGCTGCCGGGCAGTGGCCCTGGTGTTTGGCTGTAGCAGTGCAGCCCTCGCAGTGCATGGAAACCTGGAGGGAGCTGGTATCGTGCTCAAGTACATCATGGCTGGCTG CCCCTTGTTTCTAGGTAATCTCTGGGATGTGACTGACCGTGACATTGACCGTTACACAGAGGCTTTGCTGCAAGGCTGGCTGGGTGCAGGCCCAGGGGCTCCCCTTCTCTACTATGCCAGCCAAGCCCGCCAGGCCCCTCGACTCAAGTATCTCATTGGTGCTGCCCCTGTAGCCTACGGCCTACCTGTCTCTCTGCAGACGCCCTGA
- the Pfdn5 gene encoding prefoldin subunit 5 — protein sequence MAQSINITELNLPQLEMLKNQLDQEVEFLSTSIAQLKVVQTKYVEAKDCLNVLNKSNEGKELLVPLTSSMYVPGKLHDVEHVLIDVGTGYYVEKTAEDAKDFFKRKIDFLTKQMEKIQPALQEKHAMKQAVMEMMSQKIQQLTALGATQATAKA from the exons ATGGCGCAGTCGATTAACATCACGGAGCTGAATCTGCCACAACTGGAAATGCTCAAGAACCAGCTGGACCAG GAAGTGGAGTTTTTGTCCACGTCCATTGCTCAGCTCAAGGTGGTACAGACTAAGTACGTGGAAGCCAAGGACTGTCTGAACGTGCTGAACAAGAGCAACGAGG GAAAAGAGTTACTGGTCCCACTGACGAGTTCT ATGTATGTCCCCGGGAAGCTGCATGATGTGGAACATGTGCTTATTGATGTGGGAACTGGCTACTACGTGGAGAAG ACAGCTGAGGACGCCAAGGACTTCTTCAAAAGGAAGATAGACTTCCTCACCAAACAGATGGAGAAAATCCAGCCAGCGCTGCAGGAGAAGCACGCCATGAAACAGG CTGTCATGGAAATGATGAGCCAGAAGATTCAGCAGCTCACAGCCCTGGGGGCCACGCAGGCCACGGCCAAGGCCTGA
- the C17H12orf10 gene encoding UPF0160 protein MYG1, mitochondrial: MGRRFLRGILTLPLRSVLQDPHRMLGSESDPPAKRPRNNLMAPPRIGTHNGTFHCDEALACALLRLLPEYRNAEIVRTRDPEKLASCDIVVDVGGEYNPQTHRYDHHQRTFTETMSSLCPGKPWQTKLSSAGLVYLHFGHKLLAQLLGTREEDNVVDTIYDKMYENFVEEVDAVDNGISQWAEGEPRYALTTTLSARVARLNPTWNQPNQDTEAGFRRAMDLVQEEFLQRLNFYQHSWLPARALVEEALAQRFKVDSSGEIVELAKGGCPWKEHLYHLESELSPAVAITFVIYTDQAGQWRVQCVPKEPHSFQSRLPLPEPWRGLRDEALDQVSGIPGCVFVHASGFIGGHHTREGALNMARATLAQRPAPVPLANAVVQ; encoded by the exons ATGGGTAGACGTTTCCTGCGTGGTATCTTAACATTGCCGCTCCGGTCAGTTCTCCAAGACCCGCACCGCATGCTTGGCTCAGAGTCCGATCCGCCGGCTAAAAGACCTCGCAACAACCTCATGGCACCGCCGCGAATCGGGACGCACAACGGCACCTTCCACTGCGACGAGGCTCTGGCTTGCGCGTTGCTCCGCCTTCTGCCCGAGTACAGG AACGCAGAGATTGTGCGCACTCGGGATCCTGAAAAGTTGGCTTCGTGTGACATCGTGGTGGATGTGGGCGGCGAGTACAACCCCCAGACACACCGTTATGATCATCACCAGAG GACTTTCACAGAAACCATGAGTTCCCTGTGCCCTGGGAAGCCATGGCAGACCAAGCTAAGCAGTGCGGGACTTGTGTATTTACACTTCGGACATAAGCTCCTGGCCCAGCTGCTGGGCACTCGTGAAGAGGACAACGTGGTGGATACCATCTATGACAAG ATGTATGAGAACTTTGTGGAAGAGGTGGATGCGGTGGACAATGGGATCTCTCAGTGGGCAGAGGGGGAGCCTCGGTATGCACTGACTACCACACTGAGTGCCCGGGTTGCTCGGCTTAATCCCACCTGGAACCAGCCCAATCAAGACACTGAG GCAGGGTTCAGGCGAGCAATGGACCTGGTGCAAGAGGAGTTTCTGCAAAGACTAAATTTCTACCAGCACAGCTGGCTGCCAGCCCGGGCCTTGGTAGAGGAGGCCCTGGCCCAGAGATTCAAG GTAGACTCAAGTGGGGAGATAGTGGAACTGGCAAAAGGTGGATGTCCTTGGAAGGAGCATCTATACCACCTAGAGTCTGAGCTGTCCCCCGCAGTGGCCATCACCTTCGTTATCTACACTGACCAGGCTGGACAGTGGCGAGTCCAGTGTGTACCCAAGGAGCCTCACTCATTCCAAAGCCG GCTGCCCCTGCCCGAGCCATGGAGAGGACTTCGGGATGAGGCCCTGGACCAAGTCAGTGGGATCCCTGGTTGTGTCTTCGTCCATGCCAGTGGCTTTATTGGTGGGCACCACACTCGAGAGGGTGCCCTGAACATGGCCCGTGCCACCCTTGCCCAGCGCCCAGCACCTGTGCCTCTTGCAAATGCTGTAGTCCAATAA